A window from Kovacikia minuta CCNUW1 encodes these proteins:
- a CDS encoding toll/interleukin-1 receptor domain-containing protein, with translation MSHFQDAFISYGRADSKAFAKKLNDCLVAQGLEVWFDFDDIPLGVDYQNQINAGIEWADNFLFIISPHSVHSPYCAKEIDRALKLNKRIIPLMHVEQINRETWQQRHPNGTDADWETYAAKGFHTCFLNLHPEIAKINWVYFREGIDDFERSLAALLAVFERDRSYVRQHTHFLSKALEWERTHKQTRFLLVGEERQRAEEWLSFPLEDAPPCLPTDLHCEYITESTKNANNLMTQVFLSWSDKDRAFMEQLRKSLLREGFTLWISRSDIKTGADFQRMIDQGIEEADNVVYLISPDSLQSRYCQQEINYALSLNKRIIPLLICPVDLDLIPPELRELQFINFADNTNEERYQRDTARLIKVLRQDAVYHEEHKILLAKALKWERQHRNPCMLLRGYNLRHAEAWLKIARQRSQYHPIPLQEEFIQESLRQPSGVSLDVFISYSRKDSEFARRLNDALQIQGKTTWFDQESIAAGSADFQQEIYRSIESANHVLFILSPSAVNSPYCASEVEYAAQLNKRMVTVLYQPINPTHLPAALAPVQWIDFNQKGGDFDANLSVLLRTLDTDPDHLQSHTWLLVRSLEWDGKNRDESLLLRGSTLKQVREWLLESEHKSPQPTRLQRDYVTASNAAEIQRQRSALRLQRVGLGVISLISLVAIALGLTTLKQYHEANRLRLGAQREKIMAQTRSSEAMFQSDRGFDALLEAMGAGIQVQRDGVADQNLRASVLTALQQAVFWVRERQRLHGHEGIIWGVSVSPDGKRIASASADGTVKIWGWGGVLLRTLPAQDHSQMLAVTFSPDGKLLATAASNGRVTLWRLDDWAASVLTGSREPISSLAFSPNGQMLAAGSEDSTIRLWQQDKTGRFPARPFRILTRHDAAVRSVSFSPDGQLLASASDDRTVRLWQKDGSPLKTLLGHTAQVRSVSFSPDSQRLVSGSWDETIRLWRRDGTPLETIRGPETLIHDARFTPDGKAIAAAGWDKTIKLWTLDGVLMSTLSGHSGQVRQIAFNPANGRLVSVGGDRTIRIWQLRRPLLATLQDHRANVYSVAFSPDGTRLAVRGSRRYGTALGSAGKTLASPDGAPIGDLVSAL, from the coding sequence ATGAGTCATTTTCAGGATGCCTTCATCTCCTATGGGAGGGCTGACAGCAAGGCGTTCGCCAAAAAGCTGAACGATTGTCTTGTCGCGCAGGGTTTAGAAGTTTGGTTTGATTTTGACGACATTCCGCTAGGGGTTGATTATCAGAATCAAATCAATGCTGGAATCGAGTGGGCGGATAATTTCCTGTTTATCATCTCTCCCCACTCTGTGCATTCTCCCTACTGTGCGAAGGAAATCGATCGCGCCTTGAAGTTAAACAAGCGCATCATTCCCCTGATGCATGTGGAGCAGATCAACCGGGAAACCTGGCAGCAACGGCATCCAAATGGCACCGATGCAGATTGGGAAACCTACGCAGCGAAGGGGTTCCATACCTGCTTTCTGAACCTGCACCCCGAAATTGCGAAGATCAACTGGGTCTACTTCCGGGAGGGGATTGATGATTTTGAGCGATCGCTGGCTGCCTTACTGGCTGTGTTTGAGCGCGATCGCTCCTATGTCCGGCAACACACGCATTTTTTGAGTAAAGCGCTGGAATGGGAACGGACCCACAAACAGACCCGCTTTTTGCTAGTAGGGGAAGAACGCCAACGGGCGGAAGAATGGCTCAGCTTCCCGCTTGAGGATGCGCCCCCCTGCCTGCCAACCGATTTGCACTGTGAATACATTACGGAAAGTACCAAGAATGCCAATAACCTGATGACCCAGGTTTTTCTATCCTGGTCAGATAAGGATCGGGCATTCATGGAACAGCTTCGCAAAAGCCTGTTGCGAGAAGGCTTTACCCTCTGGATCAGCCGCAGCGATATCAAAACAGGGGCAGACTTCCAGCGGATGATTGACCAGGGGATTGAAGAAGCGGACAACGTTGTGTATCTGATTTCCCCTGATTCGTTGCAATCCCGGTATTGTCAGCAGGAAATTAACTACGCCCTTAGCCTCAATAAACGCATCATTCCCCTCCTGATTTGCCCCGTTGATCTGGATTTGATTCCACCGGAACTGCGAGAGTTGCAGTTTATTAACTTTGCGGATAACACCAATGAAGAACGCTATCAACGAGATACTGCCCGCCTGATCAAAGTTTTGCGTCAGGATGCGGTTTACCATGAAGAACACAAAATTCTGCTGGCAAAAGCGCTCAAATGGGAGCGGCAACACCGGAACCCCTGCATGTTGTTGCGGGGGTATAACCTGCGTCATGCCGAAGCATGGTTAAAAATTGCCCGCCAGCGATCGCAGTATCACCCCATTCCGTTACAGGAAGAATTCATCCAGGAGAGTTTGCGGCAACCCTCCGGAGTATCCCTGGATGTATTTATTTCCTATTCCCGGAAGGATTCCGAATTTGCCCGACGCTTAAATGATGCGCTGCAAATTCAGGGCAAAACAACCTGGTTTGACCAGGAAAGTATTGCAGCGGGCAGCGCAGACTTTCAGCAGGAAATTTATCGCAGCATTGAAAGTGCCAACCATGTCCTGTTTATCCTTTCTCCGAGTGCGGTCAACTCGCCCTACTGCGCCAGTGAGGTAGAGTACGCCGCCCAACTCAATAAACGGATGGTAACGGTGCTGTACCAGCCGATAAACCCAACCCATCTCCCGGCAGCTCTGGCACCTGTACAGTGGATCGACTTTAACCAGAAGGGGGGGGATTTTGACGCCAATTTAAGTGTTCTGCTGCGAACGCTAGATACCGACCCCGACCACCTACAAAGCCATACCTGGCTCCTGGTGCGATCGCTCGAATGGGACGGCAAGAACCGGGACGAAAGCTTGCTGCTCCGGGGAAGCACGCTGAAACAGGTGCGGGAATGGCTGTTAGAGAGTGAGCATAAATCCCCCCAACCGACTCGCTTACAACGGGACTACGTGACCGCATCGAATGCTGCCGAAATCCAACGACAGCGATCGGCCCTACGGCTGCAACGGGTGGGATTGGGCGTTATTAGCCTGATTTCGCTGGTGGCGATCGCCCTCGGCCTGACTACCCTTAAACAATATCACGAGGCAAATCGACTCAGGCTGGGGGCACAGCGGGAAAAAATTATGGCTCAGACCCGCAGCTCAGAGGCAATGTTCCAGTCCGATCGAGGGTTTGATGCGCTCCTGGAAGCGATGGGCGCGGGAATTCAGGTGCAGCGGGATGGGGTGGCGGATCAGAATTTACGGGCGTCCGTGTTGACCGCCTTGCAACAGGCAGTGTTTTGGGTGCGAGAGCGGCAACGCCTGCATGGGCACGAGGGCATTATCTGGGGCGTTAGCGTTAGCCCCGATGGGAAGCGAATTGCCTCTGCCAGTGCCGATGGGACGGTCAAGATCTGGGGATGGGGGGGAGTCCTGCTCCGCACCCTGCCAGCCCAGGATCATAGTCAAATGTTAGCGGTGACGTTTTCGCCGGATGGCAAACTCCTGGCGACGGCTGCCTCCAATGGGCGTGTTACCCTCTGGCGTCTAGATGATTGGGCAGCCAGTGTGCTAACTGGAAGTCGAGAGCCGATCAGCAGTCTTGCCTTTAGCCCCAATGGGCAGATGCTGGCAGCAGGCAGCGAAGACAGCACGATTCGCCTCTGGCAGCAGGATAAAACGGGACGGTTTCCCGCTCGCCCATTCAGAATTTTGACCAGGCATGATGCGGCGGTACGATCGGTGTCCTTCAGCCCCGATGGGCAGTTGCTCGCCTCCGCCAGTGACGATCGCACCGTGCGCCTGTGGCAGAAGGACGGATCACCCCTCAAAACGCTGCTCGGTCATACTGCCCAGGTGAGGAGCGTTAGTTTTAGCCCGGATAGCCAGCGGCTTGTGTCGGGCAGTTGGGATGAAACCATCCGGCTCTGGCGAAGGGACGGCACCCCCCTGGAAACCATTCGCGGCCCCGAAACCCTGATCCATGATGCTCGCTTTACTCCTGACGGAAAGGCGATCGCGGCTGCGGGTTGGGATAAAACGATTAAACTCTGGACTCTGGATGGTGTGCTGATGTCCACCTTGTCTGGGCACAGTGGGCAGGTGCGCCAGATTGCCTTCAACCCAGCCAATGGCAGGCTCGTTTCGGTGGGCGGCGATCGTACCATCCGCATCTGGCAACTGCGCCGTCCCCTACTGGCGACTCTGCAAGACCACCGGGCAAACGTCTACAGTGTGGCATTTTCACCCGATGGTACCCGCCTTGCCGTCCGCGGGAGCAGACGATACGGTACGGCTCTGGGATCAGCAGGGAAAACCCTTGCGTCGCCTGACGGGGCACCAATCGGTGATCTGGTCAGTGCGCTTTAG
- a CDS encoding DUF4231 domain-containing protein, whose amino-acid sequence MAKKNTYADYLRDEMSSLIDQLQLPDLQKQALKSRWLDQVIWADKKADQCRRWHYRLRLTTIIGGVTLPALVGINFQVNNDNPYLRGWFPYLPFALSQVIAVSAAIEEFCRFGDRWRDYRRMAEDLKAEGWQYLQLSGPYQYNTIVVGTRSQESYPVAETPKPEAKPQPAAAVLKKRTTHSKSYSLFASRVESIIKNDVQNYISDLMKQQLKEDQEIEKYVESAQGIVQDKTLFSQPTPNGQLSDPAFNPQPSAFNPQLPTPNPQPPTPNLYSTVPNPQPPTPNPQPASPYEALSLAYTSAIAPVAPVSPSAVGIAGTLKTRQDTEFKLVPQPAQSLPDAQKVWVSRGRAFGVLAYAAADNNHFHVTLNQGLGAENRNTWFAYAPHVELLGSNGQPAIPPIAPGIAPQPGGGDLNAAIVAAAASLRGMSTADGPDGGNNACAWTVNRVLQKAGIPPLGDNPNYVPALLDALKGGRGQPVDKDQAKAGDLVIACGEAHIGIGLDDHCNHVLSNSSSRACFLWESDTDFDGYYGGPSTIYRLIR is encoded by the coding sequence ATGGCTAAGAAAAATACCTACGCAGACTACCTGCGCGATGAAATGAGCAGTCTGATTGACCAATTGCAGTTACCCGACTTGCAAAAACAGGCGCTCAAAAGCCGCTGGCTCGATCAGGTGATCTGGGCAGACAAAAAGGCAGACCAATGCCGCCGCTGGCACTACCGCCTCCGCCTGACCACCATCATTGGCGGGGTTACCCTGCCAGCCCTGGTTGGGATTAATTTCCAGGTAAACAACGACAATCCCTATTTGCGGGGCTGGTTTCCCTATCTTCCCTTTGCCCTCAGCCAGGTCATTGCTGTCAGCGCAGCGATCGAAGAATTCTGCCGCTTTGGCGATCGCTGGCGTGACTACCGCCGGATGGCAGAAGACCTGAAAGCAGAGGGTTGGCAATACCTTCAGTTAAGTGGTCCCTACCAGTACAACACCATTGTGGTTGGCACTCGATCCCAGGAATCCTATCCGGTAGCAGAAACGCCCAAGCCAGAAGCGAAGCCGCAGCCAGCCGCTGCTGTCCTTAAAAAACGCACCACCCACTCCAAAAGCTATTCGCTGTTTGCCAGCCGGGTCGAAAGCATCATCAAAAACGATGTTCAGAATTACATCTCCGACTTGATGAAGCAGCAACTGAAGGAGGATCAGGAAATCGAGAAATATGTGGAGTCAGCCCAGGGCATCGTCCAGGATAAAACCCTGTTCTCCCAACCAACCCCCAATGGTCAACTCTCCGATCCAGCTTTCAACCCTCAGCCTTCAGCTTTTAACCCCCAACTCCCAACTCCCAACCCCCAACCCCCAACCCCTAACCTCTATTCCACAGTTCCCAACCCCCAACCCCCAACCCCCAACCCCCAACCTGCAAGCCCCTACGAAGCCCTGTCCCTGGCGTATACAAGTGCGATCGCCCCGGTTGCCCCGGTTAGCCCTTCCGCTGTAGGAATTGCCGGAACCCTCAAAACCCGTCAGGATACTGAATTCAAACTTGTTCCCCAACCTGCCCAATCCTTACCCGATGCGCAGAAAGTATGGGTTAGCAGGGGTAGGGCATTTGGGGTACTTGCCTATGCTGCTGCCGATAATAATCACTTTCACGTCACCCTGAACCAGGGACTGGGAGCCGAAAACCGCAATACCTGGTTTGCCTACGCGCCCCACGTTGAACTGCTTGGCAGCAATGGTCAACCTGCAATTCCACCGATCGCCCCTGGAATTGCTCCCCAGCCTGGAGGAGGGGATCTCAACGCGGCGATCGTCGCTGCTGCCGCCAGTCTCCGGGGCATGTCCACCGCCGACGGTCCCGATGGGGGCAATAACGCCTGTGCCTGGACCGTCAACCGCGTGCTACAAAAGGCTGGCATTCCGCCCCTTGGGGATAACCCCAACTACGTCCCGGCTCTCCTGGATGCCCTGAAAGGGGGACGGGGACAACCGGTGGATAAAGATCAGGCAAAAGCAGGTGACCTGGTGATTGCCTGTGGCGAGGCGCACATCGGCATTGGTCTGGATGATCACTGCAACCACGTCCTTTCCAACTCCTCCTCAAGAGCCTGTTTTTTGTGGGAATCCGACACCGATTTTGATGGTTACTATGGCGGACCCAGTACCATTTACCGATTAATCAGGTAG
- a CDS encoding ATP-dependent Zn protease, producing MSPLSLNLVAIVVALFTFTSLLGPFVHVSPMVPAIAAFGCLGLAALDTWSWQGQGSTLLLDWFAGFSAQHRDRVVRHEAGHFLVAQQLGIPVTGYALNAWEAMRQGHAGNGGVRFDVQEIEAELQQGTLSAQLLDRYCTIWMAGIAAETIVYGNVAGGGDDRQKLRAVLTQLGLPVAAVMQKERLAILQAKTLLQEQESAYEALVEAMTQKASVENCVQAIDKFL from the coding sequence ATGTCCCCCCTCTCCCTAAATCTGGTTGCCATTGTCGTTGCTCTGTTCACCTTTACCAGTCTGTTGGGGCCGTTTGTGCATGTGTCACCAATGGTGCCGGCGATCGCAGCTTTTGGCTGCTTGGGGTTGGCAGCGCTGGATACCTGGAGCTGGCAGGGGCAGGGTTCGACCTTGTTACTAGATTGGTTCGCTGGATTTTCTGCCCAGCACCGCGATCGGGTGGTGCGGCATGAGGCGGGGCACTTTCTGGTGGCTCAACAGTTGGGCATTCCCGTTACGGGTTATGCCCTAAATGCCTGGGAAGCGATGCGGCAGGGGCATGCCGGGAATGGTGGGGTTCGTTTTGATGTGCAGGAGATCGAGGCTGAGCTTCAGCAAGGAACACTTTCGGCTCAACTGCTTGACCGCTATTGCACGATCTGGATGGCAGGGATTGCAGCGGAAACAATCGTTTACGGCAACGTGGCAGGCGGCGGGGACGATCGCCAGAAACTACGAGCCGTTTTAACCCAACTGGGGTTGCCCGTTGCGGCAGTAATGCAGAAAGAGCGGTTGGCAATCCTCCAGGCCAAAACCCTGTTGCAGGAACAGGAATCTGCCTACGAAGCACTGGTTGAGGCGATGACCCAAAAGGCTTCCGTGGAGAATTGCGTGCAGGCGATAGATAAGTTTTTGTGA
- a CDS encoding DUF4231 domain-containing protein, producing MPKRKTYDDFVREEMGGLIEQLQIPDLYKQSLKNRWLDQMMWADKKAAQCRRWHYRLRLTTIIGGVILPALVGINFQVDKDNPYVRDWFPYIPFALSQIIAVTAAIDEFCRFGDRWRDYRRMSEDLKGEGWQYLQLSGPYEKSRTHTSGYPLFAGRVESIIKNDVQNYISDLLKHQAKQDEEIEKFVESARTVTEDRSLLAKPEPIYPPVDPSPPSTYPDLESYPTAPGSSTAPAYPPETGNAPPIMSNQLDGVATLLSPTMPASAAATAPSSVGVVGTLRTRQDTDFKLSTQPSQSLPATQKMRVTSGSAFGLQAFTNAENQHLRVTFNRGLGAENRNTWFVFAPHIELIGKNGQVINPTPPPTLQPTPSRNGEIRLPVPYFSQRDNMEEAFRTCNTSSCAMVAKFLGAKISGDDAYFQIVIKYGDTTDHNAQTQALAELGIKSTWHTDLNFDALDQSLAAGLPSVIGILHRGPLDAPTGGHMLVVLGRTASGDYIVNDPFGNLLDDYSSTNGGGIVYPRNVLKHRWTPDGNNSGWGRLFYGNSPPVAARSLQTAPSKGISSILSILSQHITADQLIQIAGPDAPADRLRSFTAAVNQTLEKFQINTPLRIAHFLAQVMHESGGFQYLREIWGPTEWQVSYEGREDLGNTEPGDGKRFMGRGLIQLTGRANYTEFSQAMNVDFLSKPELLEQAPYAILAAGWYWNSRKINDPADRDDLEEVTRRINEGLLGLDDRAAYLRKAKSILKC from the coding sequence ATGCCAAAAAGAAAAACCTACGACGATTTTGTACGCGAAGAGATGGGGGGACTGATCGAGCAGTTGCAGATCCCCGATCTCTACAAGCAATCGTTAAAAAACCGCTGGCTCGATCAAATGATGTGGGCAGATAAGAAAGCGGCCCAGTGTCGGCGCTGGCACTATCGGTTACGGCTAACAACCATCATCGGAGGGGTAATCTTACCTGCGCTGGTTGGGATAAATTTCCAGGTGGATAAAGATAACCCTTACGTTCGAGACTGGTTTCCTTACATTCCGTTTGCCCTCAGCCAAATTATTGCGGTGACGGCAGCGATCGACGAATTCTGTCGGTTTGGCGATCGCTGGCGCGACTATCGGCGCATGTCAGAAGACCTGAAGGGGGAGGGGTGGCAGTATCTCCAATTAAGTGGTCCCTACGAAAAGAGCAGAACCCACACAAGTGGCTATCCTCTGTTTGCTGGACGGGTCGAAAGCATCATCAAAAATGATGTTCAGAATTACATTTCTGATCTGCTGAAACATCAAGCAAAGCAGGACGAGGAAATTGAGAAGTTTGTGGAATCGGCGCGTACTGTCACGGAAGATAGGAGTTTACTGGCTAAGCCAGAACCCATCTATCCTCCGGTTGATCCTTCCCCTCCCAGCACCTACCCCGACCTGGAGAGCTATCCCACAGCACCGGGTAGCTCAACGGCTCCCGCCTATCCGCCAGAAACAGGCAACGCTCCACCAATAATGAGCAATCAACTAGACGGAGTGGCAACCCTGCTATCGCCAACCATGCCTGCGAGTGCGGCAGCAACCGCTCCTTCCAGCGTTGGGGTTGTCGGAACCTTACGCACTCGCCAGGACACAGATTTTAAGCTCAGCACCCAGCCTTCTCAGTCGTTACCAGCGACCCAAAAAATGCGGGTAACCAGTGGTAGCGCCTTTGGCTTACAGGCTTTCACAAATGCCGAAAACCAGCATCTACGGGTCACATTCAATCGAGGACTGGGAGCCGAAAACCGGAACACCTGGTTCGTCTTTGCGCCCCATATAGAATTGATTGGCAAAAATGGGCAGGTGATTAACCCTACCCCACCCCCTACCCTTCAACCGACTCCCTCTCGTAACGGAGAAATCCGCCTTCCGGTTCCCTACTTTTCCCAGCGGGACAATATGGAAGAAGCCTTCCGCACCTGCAATACCTCCAGTTGTGCAATGGTGGCAAAGTTCCTGGGTGCCAAGATTTCTGGCGATGATGCCTACTTCCAGATTGTTATCAAGTATGGAGATACAACCGACCACAACGCTCAAACCCAGGCTCTGGCTGAATTGGGAATTAAATCCACCTGGCACACCGACCTCAATTTTGATGCGCTCGATCAATCCCTCGCAGCCGGATTGCCCAGTGTAATTGGAATTTTGCACCGGGGTCCGCTGGACGCGCCGACCGGAGGACATATGCTCGTCGTCCTTGGGCGCACAGCCAGTGGAGATTACATTGTGAACGATCCCTTTGGTAATTTGCTGGATGATTATTCTTCCACCAATGGAGGTGGCATTGTCTACCCACGCAATGTCCTGAAACACCGCTGGACTCCCGATGGCAACAACAGTGGCTGGGGACGCCTGTTTTACGGAAATTCACCCCCGGTTGCAGCCCGATCGCTGCAAACTGCCCCTTCAAAAGGTATCTCGTCAATTCTCTCGATCCTTTCGCAGCACATTACGGCGGATCAGTTGATTCAGATTGCGGGACCAGATGCACCGGCCGATCGCCTCCGCAGCTTCACCGCCGCAGTGAATCAAACCCTGGAGAAGTTTCAAATCAATACCCCCTTGCGGATTGCCCATTTTCTAGCACAGGTGATGCATGAAAGTGGTGGATTTCAATACCTCCGCGAAATTTGGGGTCCCACTGAATGGCAGGTTAGTTACGAAGGGCGGGAAGATTTGGGGAACACCGAACCCGGTGATGGCAAACGTTTCATGGGACGGGGCTTGATCCAACTGACGGGGCGAGCAAACTATACCGAATTTTCCCAAGCTATGAATGTTGATTTCCTCTCAAAACCGGAACTGCTGGAACAAGCCCCCTATGCAATCCTGGCTGCGGGCTGGTATTGGAATAGCCGCAAGATTAACGATCCTGCCGATCGGGATGATTTGGAAGAAGTCACCCGCCGCATTAACGAAGGTTTGTTAGGACTGGACGATCGTGCCGCTTACCTGCGCAAAGCAAAATCAATACTGAAATGCTGA
- a CDS encoding sensor histidine kinase codes for MRFNQSLALKQVCICKLRKVGIGRSLLAFFTPSTSPASADYAAWRHGFLWDRLGLCLWLFFAILLTFVLRDFYSTVFPLKELQNVPDPLKQLTVPIYIIVGVLLVGWLVVHRTRFGRQHPEVLFLGLSWSLTIAPQILASLSGFPLPDILGWMLVFFIQATLIPVRWELHLLSQLVLLFYFYGVNSALGLTVFSIKPGHPDASIFMLTIFMYLVWVCLICDLAVFLYERLQRAEFESRRQAQVFLNAVSHDLRNPVTGTLMVLRNLLKKPDDTIAVPRSLLERMVDSSDRQLVLINSLLDVGTTNLRELKLHPQSLCLNTLVNSALADLEPLLQENQAMLINQIPPDLPSVNADETQIWRVLSNLIANALNHNPPGISLTLSATSDISMVQCCVQDDGVGMSRGECDRVFDLYNRGSQARRSSGLGLGLYLCRKIIVAHGGKIGVSSSPGKGATFWFTLPRAD; via the coding sequence ATGCGATTCAATCAGTCTCTTGCCTTGAAGCAGGTATGTATCTGCAAACTCCGAAAGGTTGGGATTGGACGATCGTTACTGGCTTTTTTTACTCCTTCTACCAGCCCTGCTTCCGCCGATTATGCAGCATGGCGGCACGGGTTTTTGTGGGATCGATTGGGGCTATGTCTGTGGTTGTTCTTTGCGATTCTGTTGACCTTTGTTCTGCGTGATTTCTACAGTACAGTCTTTCCATTAAAGGAACTGCAAAATGTTCCAGACCCGCTCAAGCAGCTAACCGTTCCCATCTACATCATTGTGGGAGTTTTGCTGGTTGGTTGGTTGGTCGTCCATCGAACTCGTTTCGGGCGGCAGCATCCCGAAGTTTTGTTTCTGGGGCTCTCCTGGTCTCTGACGATCGCGCCGCAAATTTTGGCAAGCCTAAGTGGGTTTCCCTTGCCAGATATCCTGGGTTGGATGCTTGTATTTTTTATCCAGGCAACCCTGATCCCAGTGCGGTGGGAATTACATTTGTTGTCGCAGTTGGTTCTACTATTTTACTTTTACGGAGTTAATTCAGCTTTAGGATTGACTGTTTTTTCCATCAAACCCGGTCATCCCGATGCGTCAATTTTTATGTTGACGATTTTTATGTACCTGGTTTGGGTTTGTTTGATCTGTGATCTGGCCGTGTTTTTGTATGAGCGCTTACAACGGGCAGAGTTTGAGTCGCGCCGTCAAGCACAGGTGTTTCTGAACGCGGTTTCCCATGATCTGCGCAATCCGGTAACTGGAACACTGATGGTTCTAAGAAATTTGCTGAAAAAACCAGATGATACGATCGCGGTCCCCCGATCGCTCCTGGAACGGATGGTTGATAGCAGCGATCGCCAACTGGTGCTGATTAATTCTCTGCTTGATGTGGGCACAACCAACCTGCGTGAGTTAAAGCTACATCCGCAAAGTCTGTGCTTAAATACGCTGGTGAACTCAGCGCTTGCAGATCTAGAACCTTTACTCCAGGAAAATCAGGCAATGCTCATCAACCAGATTCCCCCAGATTTACCCTCAGTTAACGCTGATGAAACCCAAATCTGGCGGGTTCTCTCCAATCTAATTGCCAATGCCCTGAATCATAATCCTCCAGGGATTTCCCTTACCCTCAGTGCCACTTCCGACATTAGCATGGTTCAGTGTTGCGTACAGGATGATGGGGTTGGCATGAGCCGGGGGGAATGCGATCGCGTTTTTGACCTTTACAACCGGGGTAGTCAGGCGCGGCGCTCCAGTGGATTGGGCTTAGGGCTTTATCTCTGCCGCAAAATTATCGTCGCCCACGGGGGCAAAATCGGTGTCAGCAGCAGCCCTGGCAAGGGCGCAACGTTCTGGTTTACGCTGCCACGGGCGGACTAA
- a CDS encoding WD40 repeat domain-containing protein, producing the protein MPSAGADDTVRLWDQQGKPLRRLTGHQSVIWSVRFSPDGQKLVSGSSDYSIKLWNRDGKLLKTLTGHVGPVYDAEFSPNGQLIASASADQTVRLWRSDGTPVRTLREFKQGILTVHFSPDGRTLATSGWDNRIRLWTLEGKLLTTLDGHQGWVYDVSFSHDGKQILTGSYDSTAKLWTKEGALITTLRGHEDGVVAARFSNDDQLLATASHDHTVKLWRRDGTLITTLRGHGDRVSDVAFSTNGKVLATASEDHNVLLWNLDFYSELDKLLAQGCSWTQDYLQNQAGTSRLDIQQFCQTKGQLPQSSSNLRVQDDG; encoded by the coding sequence TTGCCGTCCGCGGGAGCAGACGATACGGTACGGCTCTGGGATCAGCAGGGAAAACCCTTGCGTCGCCTGACGGGGCACCAATCGGTGATCTGGTCAGTGCGCTTTAGCCCTGATGGCCAAAAGCTGGTGTCTGGCAGCTCCGACTACAGCATCAAACTGTGGAATCGGGATGGCAAGCTGCTAAAGACCCTGACTGGACATGTCGGTCCTGTTTATGATGCCGAATTTAGTCCCAATGGTCAGCTCATTGCTTCCGCCAGTGCGGATCAAACCGTGCGGCTCTGGCGATCGGACGGCACCCCAGTTCGTACCCTCCGCGAGTTCAAACAGGGCATCCTGACTGTTCACTTCAGCCCCGATGGCCGCACCCTGGCAACCTCTGGCTGGGACAATCGAATTCGGCTCTGGACCCTGGAAGGAAAGCTGCTCACTACCCTGGATGGACACCAGGGATGGGTATATGATGTTAGCTTCAGCCACGATGGCAAACAAATTTTAACGGGCAGCTACGACAGCACCGCTAAGCTCTGGACAAAAGAGGGGGCATTGATTACGACCCTCAGAGGGCATGAGGACGGTGTGGTTGCAGCCCGATTTAGTAATGATGATCAACTTCTAGCAACTGCCAGCCATGACCATACTGTGAAGCTTTGGCGGCGGGACGGCACGTTGATTACCACCCTGCGTGGGCATGGCGATCGGGTCAGTGATGTTGCCTTTAGCACCAATGGCAAAGTGCTGGCAACCGCCAGTGAAGACCACAACGTTCTCCTGTGGAATCTGGATTTTTACAGTGAACTTGATAAGCTGCTGGCACAGGGTTGCTCCTGGACCCAGGACTATCTTCAGAACCAGGCTGGAACCTCCCGTTTAGACATCCAACAGTTTTGTCAGACAAAGGGACAACTGCCCCAATCTTCCTCTAACCTACGGGTGCAAGACGATGGCTAA
- a CDS encoding M15 family metallopeptidase, protein MDDIPVALREIPKAKPKSSVNLVVVSVCLSALGVAALAAGVLFSLRMQHGQNATLATASPAPTTASPSPAAAAYDDTLLGFYAYPAAPASELISIVDDGSIKLRKAAAKAYREMAAAAQQEGISLVPISGFRSIDDQKYLYFEVKAERGQDARERAKVSAPPGYSEHHTGYAIDVGDGDVPATNLSPSFDRTPAYQWLKANAAHYSFELSYPKNNKQGVNYEPWHWRYVGDIQSLKTFYKARGGQNQSTVNSGTGNSGTVNSEQ, encoded by the coding sequence ATGGATGACATCCCTGTTGCCCTCAGAGAAATTCCCAAGGCTAAACCTAAGTCGTCTGTCAATCTTGTCGTAGTATCGGTCTGTCTGTCTGCCCTGGGGGTCGCTGCTCTGGCGGCAGGCGTTTTGTTTTCCCTGCGGATGCAACACGGCCAAAACGCGACACTGGCAACTGCCAGCCCTGCCCCCACAACGGCATCTCCTTCTCCGGCTGCCGCAGCCTATGACGACACCTTGCTGGGGTTCTACGCCTATCCAGCCGCTCCCGCATCGGAACTGATTTCGATCGTAGATGATGGCAGTATTAAGCTGCGTAAGGCGGCGGCAAAGGCATATCGGGAAATGGCTGCTGCCGCTCAGCAGGAAGGGATTTCCCTGGTTCCCATCTCCGGCTTTCGTTCGATTGATGATCAAAAATATCTCTACTTTGAGGTAAAAGCCGAACGAGGACAGGATGCCAGGGAGCGGGCAAAGGTTAGCGCTCCTCCCGGTTATAGCGAGCACCACACGGGCTACGCGATCGATGTTGGAGATGGGGATGTTCCCGCGACCAACCTCAGTCCCAGTTTTGACAGAACACCTGCCTACCAGTGGCTAAAAGCCAACGCCGCCCACTACAGCTTTGAGCTTTCCTATCCTAAAAATAATAAGCAGGGGGTTAACTATGAACCCTGGCACTGGCGCTATGTGGGCGATATTCAAAGCCTCAAAACATTTTACAAAGCGCGGGGAGGGCAGAATCAGTCAACAGTCAACAGTGGGACAGGGAATAGTGGGACAGTCAACAGTGAACAGTGA